A stretch of Thermodesulfobacteriota bacterium DNA encodes these proteins:
- a CDS encoding PaaI family thioesterase, with amino-acid sequence MVQTQKSIQDHYSGDGSRCYGCGRLNKDGLHLRSFWNGREGVATFEPRPYHIGIPGYLYGGLLASLVDCHGCATAAAAAAAHEAGGPLDATPLPRYVTASLHVDFLKPTPAATLLELRAHVRETRGRKALVQVTISAAGEIRARGEVTAVPMPPSWLGNPDGP; translated from the coding sequence GGGAGCCGCTGCTACGGCTGCGGCCGCCTCAACAAAGACGGACTTCACCTGCGCAGTTTCTGGAACGGCCGCGAGGGCGTGGCCACCTTCGAGCCCAGGCCGTATCACATCGGGATCCCCGGATATCTCTATGGAGGGCTCCTGGCGTCGTTGGTCGACTGCCACGGCTGTGCCACGGCTGCCGCTGCCGCCGCAGCCCACGAAGCAGGAGGCCCCCTCGACGCCACTCCCCTCCCGCGCTACGTGACGGCCTCCCTCCACGTCGACTTCCTCAAGCCCACGCCGGCCGCCACGCTCCTCGAGCTGCGGGCCCACGTCAGGGAGACCCGGGGGCGCAAGGCGCTCGTCCAGGTCACCATCTCGGCCGCCGGGGAGATCCGGGCCCGCGGAGAGGTCACGGCCGTGCCGATGCCTCCCAGCTGGCTGGGAAACCCAGACGGCCCCTGA